A portion of the Mesobacillus sp. AQ2 genome contains these proteins:
- a CDS encoding MFS transporter produces the protein MKKSQEISEKKLLGIAGLGWMFDAMDVGILSFVIAALQVDWGLTGKEMGWIGSVNSIGMAVGAFVFGLLADRIGRKNVFIITLLLFSAGSGISAMATTLSFFLLLRFFIGMGLGGELPVASTLVSESVPAEKRGRVVVLLESFWAAGWLVAALISYFIIPKFGWQMALILSALPALYALYLRINLPDSPRFLAVSKKERLTMRESIAEVWSREHFKRTAMLWILWFSVVFSYYGMFLWLPSVMVMKGFTLIKSFQYVLIMTLAQLPGYFTAAWLIEKAGRKFVLVVYLIGTALSAYFFGTADSLALLITAGILLSFFNLGAWGALYAYTPEQYPTTIRGSGAGMAASFGRIGGIAGPLMVPYLSAQNLSITAIFTIFCIAILIGAAAVFFWGTETKQKELA, from the coding sequence ATGAAAAAGTCACAGGAGATTTCAGAAAAGAAGCTATTAGGGATTGCCGGGCTCGGCTGGATGTTTGATGCAATGGATGTGGGGATTCTGTCCTTTGTCATTGCTGCCCTGCAGGTGGACTGGGGATTAACAGGCAAGGAAATGGGGTGGATTGGCAGCGTAAACTCAATTGGTATGGCAGTCGGTGCCTTCGTATTTGGATTGCTTGCTGACCGGATCGGCCGGAAAAACGTCTTTATCATTACTTTATTGCTTTTCTCTGCTGGAAGCGGAATATCTGCGATGGCAACAACCTTGTCATTCTTTTTACTGCTGAGGTTTTTTATCGGAATGGGGCTTGGCGGTGAATTGCCGGTTGCATCCACACTTGTTTCTGAAAGTGTGCCTGCGGAGAAACGCGGGCGTGTCGTTGTACTGCTTGAAAGCTTCTGGGCGGCAGGCTGGCTAGTTGCAGCGTTGATTTCATATTTCATCATTCCGAAGTTTGGCTGGCAAATGGCGTTAATCCTAAGTGCATTGCCGGCATTGTATGCATTGTATCTTCGTATCAACTTGCCTGATTCACCAAGATTCCTTGCGGTTTCCAAGAAAGAACGGCTGACGATGAGGGAGAGCATCGCAGAGGTCTGGTCAAGGGAACATTTCAAGAGAACGGCGATGCTATGGATTCTATGGTTCAGTGTTGTATTTTCCTACTATGGAATGTTCCTCTGGCTGCCGAGCGTGATGGTCATGAAGGGATTCACATTGATCAAGAGTTTCCAATACGTCTTGATCATGACTCTCGCCCAGCTTCCGGGGTATTTTACCGCAGCATGGCTGATTGAAAAAGCGGGAAGGAAGTTCGTGCTGGTTGTTTATTTAATTGGAACTGCCCTCAGCGCCTATTTCTTTGGGACGGCAGATTCGCTGGCATTGCTGATTACGGCTGGAATTTTGCTGTCATTCTTCAACCTTGGTGCCTGGGGCGCATTGTACGCCTACACACCAGAACAATATCCAACGACAATCCGCGGTTCAGGAGCGGGAATGGCCGCATCCTTTGGCCGCATCGGCGGAATTGCCGGACCGCTGATGGTCCCGTATCTTTCAGCGCAAAATCTATCGATCACAGCCATCTTCACGATCTTCTGTATCGCGATCCTGATTGGTGCCGCGGCAGTATTTTTCTGGGGTACGGAGACGAAGCAGAAAGAGCTGGCTTAA
- a CDS encoding MFS domain-containing histidine kinase has protein sequence MDIKSKSKYLFVTWVLLIAFGLSGIFSVLTNGSRFMQGNYFESEEYNSQMDQFVSMLNMFELYKMPKEEMKKQITVSDEEIEEHRTRYGNLSDQISNISMQYEDQIRAAIDSENKAAEAVLKKERDEKIADITENFNSDEYVRAKIVKEKEKKIDEFYRDLENYRREFNNLGNAFKYYLKDNTTGEVITNLNLSKGESASDYLNKKDMYYVLDYEGLQKNYMFTGYNENFLPYNEVAETILENQKDRDMTGQIGLSKHASEKNIAIMNYKDYQKSQKLFFGYLLASIAALIASYFLTKRKPATVLGSFDQWKPFYVRIPLDVRAVILLMTAFFLLLSMTLISEQFVYYHSNVFATLTELIVSLVAAASLLAFGWIQLRFLSEYRKDWPKLKEDLNNSLLVKSYHSILNAFLIKSIGFQLLLILGLVFVMGMLFVAVLVAGGGEIIVIAFAFGVISLPIFIMIMRKAGYLNKVMKHTEELAAGNLGADIPVKGKSAIAKHAANINALRNTVKSSHKEQAKSERLKTELITNVSHDLRTPLTSIITYTELLKTPELAHEDRDSYIEILDRKSKRLKVLIDDLFEATKMASGNIELNKEKVDLNQLLQQALAEHNEALSQSSLKLRVSQPDHPVYAFVDGQKLWRVFDNLIGNILKYALENTRVYISVKEEQNQVVLTFKNITKYELGEDLDELFERFKRGDKSRHTEGSGLGLAIAKSIVDLHEGSLDIEVDGDLFKVTVVLDQLA, from the coding sequence TTGGATATAAAATCGAAAAGTAAGTATTTATTTGTAACCTGGGTACTTCTGATTGCATTTGGTTTAAGCGGTATTTTTTCAGTTCTGACAAACGGAAGCAGGTTTATGCAAGGCAATTATTTTGAGTCGGAGGAATATAACTCGCAAATGGATCAATTTGTTTCCATGCTGAATATGTTTGAGCTCTATAAAATGCCGAAAGAAGAAATGAAAAAGCAAATCACTGTTTCTGATGAGGAAATTGAAGAGCATCGTACTAGATACGGCAATCTCAGTGATCAAATTTCTAATATTAGCATGCAATATGAAGACCAGATCCGGGCGGCCATCGATTCAGAAAACAAGGCAGCCGAAGCTGTACTTAAGAAGGAAAGAGACGAAAAGATTGCGGATATCACAGAGAACTTTAATAGTGATGAATATGTCCGCGCTAAAATCGTCAAAGAAAAAGAAAAGAAGATTGATGAGTTTTACCGGGACCTGGAAAATTACCGCCGCGAGTTCAACAATCTTGGGAATGCCTTCAAATATTACCTTAAAGACAACACAACAGGAGAAGTGATTACGAACCTTAATCTGTCAAAAGGTGAATCAGCCTCTGACTACCTGAATAAAAAAGATATGTATTATGTGCTGGATTACGAGGGTTTGCAAAAAAACTATATGTTCACTGGTTATAATGAAAACTTCCTGCCCTATAATGAAGTGGCTGAAACAATCCTCGAGAATCAAAAAGACCGGGATATGACCGGCCAAATCGGGCTTTCTAAGCACGCATCAGAAAAAAACATCGCCATCATGAATTATAAAGACTATCAGAAAAGCCAAAAGCTCTTTTTCGGTTATCTTTTAGCGAGTATTGCGGCCTTGATTGCGAGTTATTTTCTGACAAAACGGAAACCGGCAACTGTTTTAGGCTCATTCGACCAGTGGAAGCCCTTCTATGTGAGAATCCCGCTGGATGTAAGGGCAGTGATTCTTTTAATGACAGCGTTTTTCCTTTTGCTGTCCATGACTTTGATCAGTGAACAATTTGTTTATTATCATTCAAATGTCTTCGCTACGCTTACCGAGCTGATCGTCAGTCTGGTTGCTGCAGCTTCATTGCTGGCATTCGGGTGGATTCAGCTGAGATTCCTATCAGAGTACCGCAAGGATTGGCCAAAGCTGAAAGAGGACCTGAATAACAGCTTGTTAGTGAAAAGCTATCACTCCATTCTAAATGCGTTTTTAATCAAGAGCATCGGATTCCAGCTGCTTTTAATCCTCGGGCTTGTTTTTGTGATGGGCATGCTGTTTGTTGCAGTCCTTGTAGCAGGCGGCGGAGAAATAATCGTCATTGCATTCGCTTTTGGTGTCATCAGTCTTCCGATTTTCATCATGATCATGAGGAAAGCTGGCTACCTGAATAAAGTAATGAAGCATACAGAAGAATTGGCTGCAGGCAATTTAGGTGCGGACATACCGGTGAAAGGGAAATCTGCAATCGCGAAACATGCAGCAAATATCAATGCGCTCAGAAACACTGTGAAATCCTCCCACAAAGAGCAGGCTAAAAGTGAACGCCTGAAAACGGAATTGATTACGAATGTAAGCCATGATCTAAGGACTCCGCTTACTTCTATTATTACCTACACTGAGCTGCTGAAGACACCTGAGCTCGCACATGAAGACCGTGATTCCTACATCGAAATCCTCGACCGTAAATCAAAGCGGCTCAAGGTGCTGATCGATGACTTGTTCGAAGCAACGAAAATGGCGAGCGGCAATATCGAGCTGAATAAGGAGAAGGTCGACCTTAACCAGCTGCTGCAGCAGGCATTGGCCGAACATAACGAAGCGCTGAGCCAGTCTTCATTAAAGCTGCGCGTTTCCCAGCCGGATCATCCGGTTTATGCATTTGTTGACGGGCAAAAACTCTGGAGGGTGTTCGATAATCTGATCGGCAATATCCTGAAGTATGCACTGGAGAATACGAGGGTCTATATTTCGGTAAAAGAAGAGCAAAACCAGGTGGTGCTCACTTTTAAAAATATCACCAAATATGAGCTAGGAGAAGACCTGGATGAACTGTTCGAGCGCTTCAAACGCGGAGACAAGTCCCGCCATACAGAAGGTTCCGGGCTAGGGCTGGCAATCGCCAAATCGATCGTCGATCTGCACGAAGGCTCGCTTGACATCGAGGTAGACGGAGATCTGTTCAAGGTAACAGTCGTCCTTGACCAATTAGCTTAA
- a CDS encoding response regulator transcription factor: MEQYNVLVVDDEKEIRDAIEIYLKNEGIKVIKAADGIEAIEKLNEQPVHLILLDVMMPRQDGITTTFRIREDKNIPIIILSAKAEDTDKILGLQVGADDYVTKPFNPLELIARVKSQLRRYVTLGTYEGKAKVIDLNGLTLDQSSKEVTAHGEPVKLTPIEYKILELLMTNAGRVFSINDIYELVWKEPSYNAENTVAVHIRKIREKIEIDPKNPRFLKVVWGIGYKIEK; this comes from the coding sequence TTGGAACAATACAATGTGCTTGTCGTGGATGATGAGAAAGAGATACGGGATGCGATCGAGATTTATTTAAAGAACGAAGGAATCAAGGTCATCAAGGCGGCGGATGGAATCGAAGCGATCGAGAAGCTGAATGAGCAGCCGGTCCATTTGATCCTGCTCGATGTAATGATGCCGCGTCAGGACGGGATTACCACGACGTTCAGAATCCGGGAAGACAAGAACATCCCGATCATCATTTTGAGTGCAAAGGCGGAGGATACAGATAAAATTCTCGGGCTTCAGGTTGGTGCGGATGATTATGTGACGAAGCCGTTCAATCCGCTTGAACTGATCGCCAGGGTGAAGTCGCAGCTCAGGAGATATGTCACGCTCGGTACATACGAAGGGAAGGCGAAGGTGATTGACCTGAATGGCCTGACACTCGACCAGTCCTCGAAGGAGGTCACCGCCCACGGCGAACCGGTAAAACTGACGCCAATCGAGTACAAGATCCTCGAACTGCTGATGACGAATGCCGGCAGAGTGTTCTCTATCAATGATATTTACGAGCTCGTGTGGAAGGAGCCGAGCTACAATGCTGAAAACACAGTCGCCGTCCATATCCGCAAGATCCGTGAAAAAATAGAGATCGATCCGAAGAATCCAAGATTTTTGAAGGTGGTGTGGGGGATTGGATATAAAATCGAAAAGTAA
- a CDS encoding haloacid dehalogenase, which produces MLDLNIPGRGQFNLHHLVLDFNGTIAFGGELISGVGERIQLLSREMEIHVITADTNGSVVRQCEGLPVTVQILKSENHTDEKGEFVRGLEGVLCMGNGANDESMFAESDLAIVIAGREGCATATLLKSDLVIEDINDGLDLLLNPKRLIATLRK; this is translated from the coding sequence ATGCTTGACTTGAATATTCCAGGGAGAGGCCAGTTCAACCTGCATCATCTGGTCCTTGATTTTAACGGAACGATTGCTTTTGGCGGCGAGCTGATCTCTGGCGTAGGTGAAAGAATCCAGCTGCTTAGCAGGGAAATGGAGATTCATGTCATTACAGCGGATACAAACGGCAGTGTGGTCCGGCAGTGTGAGGGACTGCCTGTCACGGTACAAATTCTGAAGTCAGAGAATCATACAGACGAGAAGGGGGAATTTGTCCGGGGGCTGGAAGGCGTGCTCTGCATGGGGAATGGAGCAAATGATGAATCGATGTTCGCAGAATCCGACCTCGCCATTGTCATAGCCGGAAGAGAAGGCTGCGCAACGGCAACACTGTTGAAAAGCGATCTGGTGATTGAAGATATCAATGATGGGTTGGATCTGCTGCTTAATCCCAAGCGGTTGATCGCTACGCTGCGAAAATAA
- a CDS encoding dihydrofolate reductase family protein, with protein MKNNKVILYIAMSLDGYIARPDGAVDWLDEVEGVGDNGYGKFYAQVGTVIMGRKTYEEVLKLTDEFPYAGNDCYVLTRQSQESTPHVTFTDEDLETLVSRVKKVSDGYVWLVGGGVLVRQFLEKKLIDEMELYIIPKTIGEGIPLFPDGTPPSDWELASTGRYGQIAALNYKLKKGAE; from the coding sequence ATGAAAAATAACAAAGTCATACTGTATATCGCAATGAGCCTGGATGGCTATATCGCCAGGCCGGATGGGGCTGTTGACTGGCTGGATGAAGTTGAAGGTGTTGGCGATAATGGTTACGGTAAATTTTACGCCCAGGTCGGAACGGTGATCATGGGTCGGAAAACGTATGAGGAAGTTCTGAAACTGACGGATGAGTTCCCTTATGCCGGTAATGACTGCTATGTTCTAACGCGGCAGTCCCAGGAAAGCACTCCTCATGTGACGTTTACCGATGAAGACCTGGAAACACTGGTCTCCCGTGTCAAAAAAGTTTCTGATGGGTATGTCTGGCTTGTCGGCGGCGGAGTGCTTGTGAGACAATTCCTTGAAAAAAAGCTGATCGACGAGATGGAACTTTATATCATTCCTAAAACAATTGGCGAAGGAATCCCGCTGTTTCCCGATGGCACACCACCTTCTGATTGGGAATTAGCCAGCACAGGGCGCTACGGTCAGATTGCGGCACTGAACTATAAATTGAAAAAAGGCGCTGAATGA
- a CDS encoding DUF4179 domain-containing protein — MEKKTFLEFVGEIDVPEEDVVSAIQAGVRKGSKMKPKRRPLFKAGAVSAAAAALFISSGFMFPSMASVMAEIPLLAKLYEHDKVAENLASQQLITELDEKATYDGIDVTVTEAYYDGAIIGVTFDVKGEVKGDKDDIYAFYEIFDRDPNIEETMELVKLVPDGAGYKGHIQLSYPRSGLPAEMNLPLNFLGIGEIDDSWKDEQGKWNFDVPILQLPYETVELGQSTELGQHKVTLEKLITGKSSTAIEYTMSYPEGGQSVMIDLFDGKGKEIIGGTSDTKIGREIENGLVTEKRRVTIPMVLESDFIEVKPALESGEELESVKIEL, encoded by the coding sequence ATGGAAAAGAAAACGTTTCTTGAATTCGTCGGCGAGATTGATGTGCCTGAAGAAGATGTCGTAAGCGCAATTCAGGCGGGTGTTCGGAAAGGAAGCAAAATGAAACCTAAACGGCGGCCGCTATTTAAAGCAGGGGCAGTATCAGCAGCTGCTGCAGCTCTTTTCATCTCATCAGGTTTCATGTTCCCATCTATGGCAAGTGTGATGGCTGAAATCCCTTTACTGGCAAAATTGTATGAGCATGACAAGGTAGCTGAAAACCTGGCCTCTCAACAACTGATTACCGAATTGGACGAAAAGGCAACATATGATGGTATTGATGTGACAGTTACAGAAGCCTACTATGATGGGGCGATTATCGGGGTGACTTTTGATGTTAAGGGTGAAGTCAAAGGAGATAAGGATGATATTTACGCATTCTATGAAATCTTCGACCGTGACCCTAATATAGAAGAAACAATGGAACTGGTGAAATTGGTGCCGGATGGAGCTGGCTATAAAGGGCATATCCAATTGAGCTACCCGAGAAGCGGGCTGCCGGCAGAAATGAATTTGCCGTTGAACTTCCTCGGTATTGGTGAAATTGATGACAGCTGGAAGGACGAACAGGGGAAATGGAATTTTGATGTACCGATTTTGCAGCTGCCGTATGAAACGGTCGAACTAGGTCAGTCAACTGAACTTGGTCAGCATAAAGTCACGCTCGAAAAACTGATTACGGGAAAATCCTCGACAGCAATTGAATATACAATGAGCTATCCAGAAGGCGGACAAAGCGTCATGATTGATCTTTTCGATGGTAAGGGCAAGGAAATCATTGGAGGGACTTCGGATACCAAGATTGGAAGGGAAATCGAAAATGGCTTGGTTACGGAGAAGAGACGGGTCACAATCCCAATGGTATTAGAGTCGGATTTTATTGAAGTCAAGCCAGCATTGGAATCAGGAGAAGAACTAGAGTCAGTCAAAATTGAATTATAA
- a CDS encoding sigma-70 family RNA polymerase sigma factor — protein sequence MKEERLVKKAVKGNARSFEELLILHSERLYRTAFLYAGNREDALDIVQETSCKAFLAIGQLKNEQYFLTWLTRILIHCAYDILKKRKKEMPVNELVELPSSSDNRVAENLDLMEAITLLKEQHRTAIILFYYHDLSISEIARMMDIPENTVKTYLQRGRKELKNRLGGEVNGKENVS from the coding sequence ATGAAAGAAGAAAGGCTAGTGAAGAAAGCAGTGAAGGGGAATGCCAGGTCTTTCGAAGAGCTGTTGATTTTACATAGTGAGCGATTATACCGAACCGCTTTTTTATATGCGGGGAACAGAGAGGATGCCCTTGATATTGTCCAGGAAACCTCATGCAAGGCATTTCTGGCGATTGGGCAGCTGAAGAATGAACAATACTTTTTAACCTGGCTGACGAGGATTTTGATTCATTGTGCTTATGACATTTTGAAAAAAAGGAAAAAAGAAATGCCGGTGAACGAACTGGTTGAGCTGCCTTCGAGCAGTGATAATAGGGTCGCGGAGAACCTGGATTTGATGGAGGCCATTACTCTGCTGAAAGAACAGCATAGAACAGCGATTATCCTGTTTTACTATCATGACCTGTCAATCAGCGAGATTGCCAGAATGATGGACATACCCGAGAATACCGTTAAGACCTATCTGCAGCGTGGCCGAAAGGAATTGAAAAATAGATTGGGAGGCGAGGTAAATGGAAAAGAAAACGTTTCTTGA
- a CDS encoding VOC family protein, protein MQSNQIKKIGQIGIPVKNIERATAFYQEKLGLPLLFNTDTMAFFDCGGVRLLLSIPENEQFAHPSSVLYFQVENIRAKYEELLSIGVNFAGEPHVVAKIGNTETWMVFFMDSEENTHAFISEVVA, encoded by the coding sequence ATGCAATCAAACCAAATTAAAAAAATTGGTCAAATCGGCATCCCTGTTAAAAATATTGAAAGAGCCACTGCCTTTTATCAGGAAAAATTAGGGCTGCCACTTTTATTCAATACCGATACAATGGCATTTTTCGATTGTGGCGGTGTCAGACTCTTGTTAAGCATCCCGGAAAATGAGCAATTTGCCCACCCGAGTTCCGTACTTTACTTCCAGGTTGAAAATATCAGAGCAAAATATGAGGAGCTTCTGTCAATTGGGGTGAATTTCGCAGGTGAACCGCATGTTGTAGCGAAAATCGGCAATACAGAAACGTGGATGGTGTTTTTTATGGACTCTGAAGAAAACACCCACGCCTTTATTTCTGAGGTTGTTGCATAG
- a CDS encoding GDSL-type esterase/lipase family protein — protein MELLFGGILVLLLTAAVSLSLYYQRKSRLKHLPANNPHAFLEKGLHQEGKRLVAVVGGDVVHGNISYNFVDDAARRRSCQDYQFINAGVNGSTAYDVLQRLDSVIACQPDYVVLLVGLNDASAKIAPEFARKNIKLAEQLEKPSLLVYEKNLALIVARLKAETHANIGLLSLPVAGENLFSKANKEIDQYNDVIKKIAEIHNVSYLPFNEKLKAYLKGKGQTRGRSLKNSMKLYEKAVTDHFVYGYSLDRISVRNGYLLLTDGIHLNSTAGMMAAHQIELFLKKNELKAIQ, from the coding sequence ATGGAATTACTATTTGGCGGAATTTTAGTGCTTTTGTTGACCGCTGCGGTAAGTTTATCACTGTACTACCAGCGGAAGAGCAGGTTGAAACACTTGCCTGCCAATAATCCGCATGCTTTTCTGGAAAAAGGCCTGCACCAGGAAGGCAAAAGGCTGGTGGCTGTGGTCGGCGGCGATGTAGTCCATGGAAATATCAGCTACAATTTCGTTGATGACGCAGCCAGGAGGCGGAGCTGCCAGGATTACCAATTTATCAACGCAGGCGTGAATGGCAGTACGGCTTATGACGTCCTCCAGCGCCTGGACAGCGTGATTGCATGCCAGCCGGATTATGTAGTGCTCCTGGTCGGCTTGAATGACGCCTCAGCTAAAATAGCTCCTGAGTTTGCCAGGAAGAATATCAAGCTTGCGGAGCAATTAGAAAAGCCGTCATTACTGGTGTATGAAAAGAACCTTGCCCTGATTGTTGCAAGACTGAAAGCAGAAACACATGCCAATATCGGGCTTTTGTCACTGCCGGTGGCTGGTGAGAACCTCTTTTCCAAAGCGAATAAGGAAATTGACCAGTACAATGACGTCATCAAGAAAATCGCGGAAATACACAATGTTTCCTACCTTCCATTCAATGAAAAATTAAAAGCCTATCTAAAGGGAAAAGGCCAGACGAGGGGACGCTCGCTGAAAAACAGCATGAAGCTGTACGAAAAAGCGGTCACCGACCATTTCGTGTACGGTTACAGCCTTGACCGCATATCGGTCCGAAACGGATACTTGCTGCTGACGGACGGCATCCATTTGAACAGCACAGCTGGGATGATGGCCGCTCATCAAATCGAGCTATTCCTTAAAAAGAATGAACTGAAAGCAATCCAGTAA
- a CDS encoding GGDEF domain-containing protein, producing MLKARLYDFTLFFAAIAVAFGLGVFTLDKNVFLIALFIYWLFSTLYNHLRITAQNGTLKFDYGISYSLSFGIFAGPIGLFIFETILRFTVYFSRKSSKTADEDEFWDTFYNIGAHALIYSIGYFLFQWGYEAFNNIPFGFWLLMCILTVTTTLISYTFLSTAFFIMGEIKNVKQAVRFFRESNNWLDLGKTAFTNGLLLLLLTEQKWDMVVGLFILNYLVSRSFHSKSQSIKNKIERDKFEQMAYTDFLTRIPNRAFMDKKMSELNKAGETVGIVVADIDKFKLINDSYNHAVGDRVIQHFANTLKSYLSADDYVFRSGGEEFTLILRNKSLNQTIDLVEKIRHGVETSSVEVDYQSEKHKVSITSSFGLYYFKVNQYTSMEKGYIYADQLLLQSKELGKNKVTVKDELPQKTPVNAM from the coding sequence ATGCTGAAAGCTAGGTTGTATGATTTTACATTATTTTTTGCTGCTATTGCCGTTGCTTTTGGTCTGGGTGTCTTTACATTAGATAAAAATGTGTTTTTAATCGCATTATTCATTTATTGGTTATTCTCAACCCTTTACAATCATTTACGGATCACCGCGCAAAACGGGACACTGAAATTCGACTACGGAATCAGCTATAGTTTATCCTTCGGGATTTTCGCGGGACCGATTGGACTATTTATTTTCGAGACCATCCTCCGATTCACTGTTTACTTTTCAAGGAAAAGTTCAAAAACCGCTGATGAAGATGAATTCTGGGATACATTTTACAATATAGGCGCACATGCGCTGATTTACTCCATTGGTTACTTTTTGTTTCAATGGGGATACGAGGCGTTCAATAACATACCATTTGGTTTCTGGCTCTTGATGTGCATCCTGACTGTGACAACTACTTTAATTTCCTATACTTTTTTATCGACTGCCTTTTTTATCATGGGCGAAATCAAGAATGTCAAGCAGGCTGTCAGGTTTTTCCGGGAAAGCAATAACTGGCTTGACCTGGGTAAAACAGCGTTCACGAATGGCCTGCTGCTGCTGTTGCTGACAGAACAGAAATGGGACATGGTCGTCGGCCTGTTCATCCTGAACTACCTTGTGAGCCGCTCCTTCCACTCGAAGTCGCAAAGCATCAAAAACAAGATTGAACGGGACAAGTTCGAACAAATGGCCTATACGGACTTCCTGACCAGGATTCCAAACAGAGCATTCATGGATAAAAAAATGTCCGAATTAAACAAGGCTGGTGAAACAGTCGGCATCGTCGTAGCCGATATCGATAAATTCAAGCTGATCAATGACTCGTACAATCATGCGGTGGGAGACCGGGTCATCCAGCATTTTGCCAATACTCTCAAAAGCTATTTATCTGCGGACGACTACGTTTTCCGCAGCGGGGGAGAAGAGTTCACCTTGATCCTGAGGAATAAATCCCTTAACCAAACCATCGATCTCGTTGAAAAAATCCGTCATGGAGTCGAAACAAGCTCAGTCGAAGTCGATTATCAATCCGAGAAACATAAAGTTAGCATCACCTCTTCCTTTGGGCTGTATTACTTCAAAGTAAACCAGTATACCTCCATGGAAAAAGGCTACATCTACGCTGACCAGCTCCTGCTGCAATCGAAGGAGCTCGGCAAAAACAAAGTCACCGTCAAGGACGAGCTACCTCAGAAGACCCCGGTGAATGCCATGTAA
- a CDS encoding peroxiredoxin family protein has product MEKKKIVVMAMHDELESAYPPLNVAVGAASSGADVILAFSRKGVNILDKRYISVPSEDLEYLSNALNDFGVASVHDLLGIAVEMGAQLYVVDLDVKDNFEFIYPAEQVPIKWLLNEAASADLFMHF; this is encoded by the coding sequence ATGGAGAAGAAGAAGATAGTTGTGATGGCCATGCATGATGAACTGGAGTCGGCGTACCCTCCCCTGAATGTAGCGGTCGGGGCTGCCTCCTCAGGTGCGGATGTCATCCTTGCATTTTCCCGCAAAGGAGTGAATATCCTCGATAAACGGTATATATCAGTCCCGTCCGAGGATTTGGAGTATCTATCAAACGCATTGAATGACTTTGGTGTGGCATCCGTCCATGACCTCCTTGGAATCGCCGTCGAAATGGGAGCCCAACTGTATGTCGTGGATCTCGATGTGAAAGACAATTTCGAGTTTATCTACCCCGCCGAACAAGTACCAATCAAGTGGCTATTAAACGAAGCAGCATCCGCAGATTTATTCATGCATTTTTAA
- a CDS encoding DsrE/DsrF/DrsH-like family protein produces MAKKKFVYFVSLSSNVPYVLKKALKKAEEDNEVAIFFDLDGARVLDKRYLKIMERTHNIDLQKQMKQAMDLGIKFFGCQMNVLIADGLELVEGAELSGVATFLEAAYQADAVLSY; encoded by the coding sequence ATGGCCAAAAAGAAATTTGTTTATTTCGTTTCATTGAGCTCAAATGTTCCTTATGTTTTGAAAAAAGCCCTGAAAAAAGCAGAGGAAGACAATGAGGTAGCGATTTTCTTTGATTTGGACGGCGCCAGGGTGCTGGATAAACGATATCTGAAGATCATGGAAAGAACCCACAATATCGATTTGCAAAAACAGATGAAGCAGGCGATGGATTTGGGAATCAAGTTCTTTGGCTGCCAGATGAATGTGCTGATCGCTGATGGGCTGGAACTTGTTGAAGGAGCAGAGTTGTCAGGTGTTGCAACTTTTTTAGAAGCCGCTTACCAGGCAGATGCGGTGCTAAGTTACTGA
- a CDS encoding cupin domain-containing protein, producing the protein MGTQIQSFFAQDTGDIPNNPTLPVIVYQGVFDGNLSMEEQFEQHNWTGTWTGDIYDYHHYHTNTHEVLGVKAGSATVQIGGDSGERLELKAGDVVVLPAGTGHKKIDSSQDFAVVGAYPNGRKPDLKTEDPGTRAQALSQIKNVPVPETDPVYGESGPLLQKWVK; encoded by the coding sequence ATGGGAACACAAATACAATCGTTTTTTGCACAGGACACAGGTGATATTCCAAACAATCCGACATTGCCGGTCATTGTCTACCAGGGTGTTTTTGACGGCAACTTAAGCATGGAGGAACAATTCGAGCAGCATAACTGGACAGGAACCTGGACGGGTGATATTTACGATTACCACCACTATCATACCAACACCCATGAGGTGTTAGGCGTGAAAGCAGGCAGCGCAACCGTGCAAATCGGCGGGGACAGCGGAGAACGTCTTGAGCTGAAAGCCGGAGATGTAGTTGTCCTCCCGGCTGGGACTGGCCACAAGAAGATTGACAGCAGCCAGGATTTTGCAGTCGTGGGTGCCTATCCCAACGGAAGGAAGCCGGATTTGAAAACAGAAGACCCTGGCACACGGGCGCAGGCTCTCTCCCAAATTAAAAACGTACCCGTGCCGGAAACGGATCCGGTATATGGGGAATCAGGACCACTTCTTCAAAAATGGGTAAAATAA